TTCATTCATAGCCTCAAAACCCAATGCACTAAACTTTGCCTTTTTATCGTCGTGCTGGCTAAAGTAGAATATTTTTGGATTTATGCTGGGCTGGGCTGTGCCTACACCCTCAAGGGCAATCACTTCATAAGCATCAAATGCATCTGCAATCTTGACTATTTCCTCTGCAAGCTGCCATTCCGAGCCCTGGCCTGCTGCTATTCCGTGAATAATGACAATATTGTGCTTTTCATCGTAAAATACGCCGATTGGATCAACCAACGTCTGGTTATGCACTGCAACAATAGCCGGCGCATCTTCGAGCCATATCTTGCCAATGGATTCAGTTTTCAAATGCTCTATCAAGAATTCTGTTGCTATTGTGCCGACCAAGCCAAAACCAGGGAATCCTGTAATGACAATCGGCTTTTTTGGTGTTTTTCTCAGCTTATGCATTTTTTCACTCTTTTTCTCTTTTTTTTATTTCCATGTTTCCCATTAAGACCTTTCTGTCAACCATACCTTTTCTCAGGCCGCCCGCAGCCATCCTTCCTGACCGTTGCCCATGTGATAGATTTTTTCCTTTCTTGCCTCATGATATAGCCAATTGGACAATGACTCCACATCCATGAGAGCATTGTGCAGCGATAATTTCAAATCGTCAAATGTTATCCTGTCCAACTGATCCTTTTGGGCCAATTTCGCCAGTTCGCCAAATTTTTGCCATAAATCATAAACCAATATCCTATGCTTAAGCATCATCTGGTAAACATCCGTTATTTCACTGTCATAAATTTGTATTAGATCCTTAATCCCCTGAACATACTGCTCAAGGGTTCCGTTTTTCTTCAGCCTATTCAGCACCTTGATTTTTGCCTTGCTTTCCTTTGCCAAATCCACAATCTGCTTTGCCATGACCTTTTCCAAGCGAACAAGCTTCTCAACATGCTCAGTGTCTATGGCAACTTTAAGCTGTATTCCATCAATGGCCTGCTTTTTGGCCAGGTCCCAAATCATCCTGAGGCAGGCTTCCACTTTCCTGTCAAGGGCATGCATCCTGGCTTCTACCTGTTCCATTGCCTCTTTAAGCCTGGTTTCAGCCATAAACCTTTCCGCTTCAGACTTGGCCGTAATTTTCAATTTGTGGGCAAAGAACAGGAGATTAGCGCCCAAGCTTTTTTCAAACCGCCTAACATCCTTTAGCTCCCTGAACGCAAAGGTCTGGCCGCGATAGTCGACCTTCTTAACCTCCTTAATCTCCCTATTCAGGTCGCCTCTAATCTCCTCAAAGCATTTTTTTATTCTTGTCCTTATTGCAGTAATCTGGCCGCTGACTGCCTTGTGCTCCTCATGGCTTTTCATATCAGCTTCTGCAAGATGCGACAGGTGCCTGAGCCGGATTATGGCGTCCTCGAGCATTTTTTCGAGATCCCTATCCTTCTGCAGCTTGGCCTTGAGAATCCAGCCGCTGTGCCTAATCTGGTGAGCCAGAAACTTGTCTGGAAACGGGTTTAAGGCATAGAATTTTGGATTTAGCTTCCCCATACAAGCCAAAATGCAAGAATACTATTTAAATTTTTTTCAGTCCCTGCAGAGCGATTACAAACTTTACCGCAGGAATCCAGCGCCAAAGAAGCTGGCAAGAAACTATAAGAAAAAAACAAAAAATTTACAAATTCATGGCAAATGTGGCAATCATGAGGAATATGCCTTCTATTGTGAAAATCACATAATAGATGGTGTCCTTGATGAAGTCCAGGGCAAACCAGCTCATTCCCAAATCGTGCTTGCTCAAGACCTGCAAAATGCCAGCTGCCATTATAACCACCGCTATAATGAACGAAACCCAGCCAATTGCATTGCTGTTTGTTATTTCAATGACAGAATTTACCATGAGATAGAACCCGCCTATCGCCACGATGTACGCAAATATTTCCAGTGGCAGCCAAGGCAGCTCAAACCAATCCGGCCCCATGCCGAAGCTGTGCAACAGCGGCAAAACGCCCGTAACTGTCAGGACCAGCCCAACAAAAAAGCTTATCCAGTCTTTTGTGTCTATCATCTTATCACCTTTGAAATGGGTATAATTCACTTGGCTTATGCGAAATGATTATTTAAAATGTTTGGAATTTTCCACTAGTTTCTAACTGGTGGCTGGAAAGCCAATGTCAAACTTTCAAGTGAAAAATTCCTAACATCATGAAAATCGCATTTTTGAAAAGCATTCCAAACTAACCACGAGGTCTGTGGAACTAAACATGACATTTCACCAGTCTCTGACCGGTGGTTCTTGACAGTTGCGATGCTTAGGCAGCATCTTTCTTTGCATCCTGCGCAACTGAGCCGACCGCCTGCAAGGCTTCATACTTGGCCGCGTCCCTGATGGCAATAAGGATTTCCTTAATCCTGAGCTCCATCTCCTTCGCAAGGTCCCTTGGTATCTGGTGTTCTTCAGCCAGCTTTTCCTGGTCACGGTACATCTCATTCAGGATCCTAATCATGCCAAACATTATAAAACCAGACCTGAGCACCGCGCCCATGCCCTCCTTAAAAGCAGTTTCCACCATCTTGAAGATCTCATCTGATTTCTTATTCAATTTATCAATGAAATCAGTTATGTGCTGTGGCTCCAGGAATTTTGGCTTTTTCTTATCCATATACTGTTCATCAGCCAGTCTTCGCAGCTCGACTATGTCCTCCACAATCTTTCTCCTGAGGCGCACAACTTTTCCATAGTCCCTTATGACATCCTTAACGCCCCACCTGATCATCAAATACTTCCCGAGGCTGGCAGATTCATCTTTTATCGTTGATATATACTTGCTCATCAAAGTTGCCGCATCCTCCCTTTCAACACTCTTAATCATATTCAATAAGTAACCATAATCCTTTTTCAGCAATTCCATGGTCTCGCCTATAAGCTCATCTCTATGGTGCCTCACTGAATTCCTGGCCCTTTTGACAGCATTTATCATCTGCTGCAATTGCTCGCGCGATTCCTTCACTGTTATGCCTTTCAGCTTTTTTTCAAAATTATTCTGTATTTTTCGAAGGTAAACATCATAGCTTCCTGAATTTGGCAGCTTTCTCAAGAGGCTGTCCATATAAAGGAACAATCCCACTGTCAGAAAATAGTAATACTGCACCGCAAAGTGGCCATTCTTGACCATGTAAGAATCATTGACTTCAATATTTGATAAATCATGCAAGTGCTCGAGCTTTTCATTTTTTTCAAATGCCTGGAATACTTTTTGTGCACTGTGCACAAATTTAGGGGTTTCAATGGAGCGCAAATGGAACAGGTTGATAAACCCCATAACCCCTTCAAGTTTGCTGGTTGCCAATTTTATCTTGAATGGGCCATAAGTGTGCAAAACAAAATGCCTATGCAACATATCAGTATCTGCCATTATCTCACCTTGTCCTTTGGTTGTTAACTTATTTTTCTTTATATATATTTTTTGATTTAAGCTGCCTTTTTTGGAATTTCGGGCAGCTTTTCAGGCTTTTTCTGAATAATTACGGGAGCATTCGCATTCACTGCCCCTGGAAGCTTAGCCTGTGGCTGGTAGTCAGCAGCCATGGCGGATATTAACTGATTATAATCAACAGCCTTCGGAATCCTCTGCCTTATGTTTTCCAGGACTTCATCCTCAAATTTAAGGTCATGGGTCACATAATCCTCAAGCTCTGCCATCTTGTCATTGTAAAATCCAATGAGCCTCTGAGCCTTGTTCTGATCGGCAAGGCTTCGCTTGATTTCTTCGTGCAGCCTCACGAAATATTTGCCTGCATAGCCCCTGAGGCCCTCATATCCGCCCGCCTTGCCCTTCTGGGTAAAGGCCAGCTTGAACTTGTCCCTGTTCAGGCGCTTGCCGTACTCCTTCAGTATGTTGTCAACTTCACCCAGCTTCGCCAGCCTGTCAAATTCTTTCTCAGTCATCAGGCCTTCACGGAAAACGTATTCCCGCTTGGCCAGGCTTACAGCATCAGGATGCCTCCTGATTTCAGCCTGTGCATGGTCTTTGAGCAGCCTCAGCCTCGCATCCAGCTCTTTCTCAAGGTACATTGCATTTGCCCTAAAATCCTCATACATTTCATGGGCAGCCTTTCTGTCCAGCTGCCTTAAGATAAGCTGCTGCCCGTAAAAGCCAATTATATGGAAAGAATGCCTTTGCCCCTCATAATCATGGATTATGGTCTTTTTGGCTGCCTGAATCTTTTTGTTTATCACATTATACATGCCCTGCGTTTCTGCTGCAGTTGCCTTGTCTTTCAGGTTTCTTCCTTCAAGCTTGTGGTAAAACCCCCCAAAAACTGCGCTTGCTTCCCTGGATGTGAAGCTTTCCCGTTCCAGTTCTTCCCGAATCCTTTGCATTGGAGGCAGCAGGTCCTTCTCAGCCTTTACAACAACATCAAGATACTGCCTTATGTCCTTCACAATCATCTCAAGGTTATGGAAATGAGGTATAAGCTCCTGCGCAATATGATTTGCAGCCTCATACCATCTGATTTCATTCTGCAAATCCTCATTGAGCTCCCTGTTGAATTTTTTCAGGTAGTTTTCGATATATGCATCATCAATAATTACCATATTTCCCGTGATTCTGCTTTTTGCATCATCGGCAAACCTGTCAAACCTATTTTTGCCATCTTCATTCCTCATTTCATGGGCCAGCAGGCTTTTCAGCTGCTTGTAGGCATTTTCCTGGAAGGACAATGCACGCTGCAAATACGGGACAATTTCACCGGCACTCATCTGGCCATCCCGCAAAATCCTTTCCAGGTGCGGCTTAAGCTGACTGAAATTTTCGATTATTTCCTTGGGATGCTTTATCTCCATCTGTTCCTTCAGGACATTTTCCTTCACTCTTTCAAGCGCTTTTTTAAGCGGTGTTTCCTGCGACTCTATGCTGTCAAGAGCCTTGAGAATTTCCACATTTATTGCCTTGATCGCAAGGGCAATTTTGCCTGACCCGTCCATCTTTTCCGCAGGATTCGCATTTTCTGCCTTGGAGATTAAGGGCGCCGATTCCTGCCCGAATTTCACAACCAATGCCTGCTTCTGCTTTATCAGGTCCGCCATCCTTATCAGGTGAGAATCTTTTTTCTCCTCAGCTTCTTTTGCCGTATCAACATTGTGGATTGGGCTGGCAAGCATCCTTCTTTTTCCAAACCCGTAAGCACCTGCGCCCACCAAAGCCAGTCCTATAACAGCACCAATGCCCGCCATCTTTGTGGTGCCAGAGCCACTCTCTTTGCCCGCGCCTGTTTCTATCTCAGTAATTGCTGAGGCCACGCTCTCCTTAATTGCCACAATCCTTTGATCTGCATTGGCAGCATATTGTCCATTGTCAAGAATCTGGTGAAGGGTTCGCAAACCATTTGCATCATCATTGGTCCTCAGCTGATTTCTCAAGGACAAGGCAAGATAGGCATATTCCCCCTCATAATTGGCTGCGGCAGAATTTGCAATGGCAAGTATGATTACCATTAATGCCGCGAAATTCAAAATCCCCAAACTTTTCTTGCTCATCATTTTCTTATCATCATCTCTTGTTCTGTCAATCTCATTTGAAATTCCTATAGCCCTGCGCTGAGCAGCTTCCGCTCCTTAGGTCCAACAGAATCTCGAACTGGGTTTGCATTGGAAGGCTCTTGATGTACCTCCTTTCATCACTGGTGTAGCATTCTTTCTCTCCAGGATTGAGGGTTGCCAAGCTGGTTTCTGCTCCCATGTCAGGCGAATCCACGCCAATTGCATCATTCCTTTTATCAGGCCAGTCAATCAGTATCTGGTCAAGCTCTGACATCCATGCTTCGCATTTGCCAACCATTTCATATTCCTTGCTCTGCGTCGGGCCAGGCTCCAGGTTGTTTGCATTTTCCCTGTATTTCAGCGTGCCGTCGCTCAATTTCTTAAGCAAAGTGTCAAAGGTGTCAGTTTTTCTAAGGACTATGAATTTGCATTCCTGTGCAGCGCCTTCGGCGATTTGCTTCAGCCTGGCATCGATTGTGGCTTCAGAATATACTGTTACAGGCGGCGTTTTTCCAAGGTCCTTCAGTTTTTTAACATATACAGCATAGGCATCAGAAAATTCCTTTTCGAGCACTTGGCACCTGGTCAGGAAATCCCTGTTTGCAGGAGCGTTCTCATAATCCGGTGTCCTCGAATTGCTTAGCCAGGCGCTAAGGTCAGAATTGACCTGCCTCAATTTCTTGAGGGCGTCAGCATAACTGTCATCATTGATGATGGGCGCCCTGCATTCAATCCTTGCCCTGTCCTTGTAAATACCCAATTCCTTTTCCAGCTCAATTATGTCTTTTTCCAGCTGGGCTTTTTGGTCGGCAGTCAGGCCATCGCCCTTAACTGCCTTGCCTCCTGTCGCTTCGCTTATTTTCTCGGCGACTTTGCTGCTTACAATAGTCGGGCCGCCAAAGTCCGGAACCTTGAAAGTTTCTTTTCCAAAACTCGGCAGACTCAGTTTTTTTCCTGTGAAAAAGATGCTGCCAACATTGAAAAGTATTACAGCCACTATCACTGCCAAGATCAACGAGAGGAATTTGCTTTTTATGCCCATCCTTTGGAAGAGGAAATACAATGCTATTATGACGAGGAAGAACAACAAATTCTTGGCAAATGGTATGAAAAAGGAAACACTCAGGCCAGCCCTTATGACTGCAATAGCCATTGCTGCGCCAACTATTATTGCCAAAGCCCGAACGGCTCTGCCAGCTCCTCCTTGTTT
The sequence above is drawn from the Candidatus Woesearchaeota archaeon genome and encodes:
- a CDS encoding proteasome assembly chaperone family protein, which translates into the protein MHKLRKTPKKPIVITGFPGFGLVGTIATEFLIEHLKTESIGKIWLEDAPAIVAVHNQTLVDPIGVFYDEKHNIVIIHGIAAGQGSEWQLAEEIVKIADAFDAYEVIALEGVGTAQPSINPKIFYFSQHDDKKAKFSALGFEAMNEGIILGVTSALMVKLDKPLSSLFVESHADMPDSHAAASLVGALNKLLGLGVDEAPLIESAKVFERKLKGLLEKSKVAQEQKEKKMMSYVG